The Pyrus communis chromosome 9, drPyrComm1.1, whole genome shotgun sequence genome has a segment encoding these proteins:
- the LOC137746151 gene encoding uncharacterized protein, whose translation MSTFFQIKLKPVRNMVKDISCTTKNLDLRLILCMKKVVTDLTNDEMQSITDLINSAILDPDLKGGLRWPPGKESSGDKYRVVRFTHVIVNTYRNSSLRLKVKHYDRFDLRTLTGEASWGISLMLENVVSKLQEENVEASTISEILKEDMQLIWDNFLSCERFLS comes from the exons ATGTCAACTTTCTTTCAGATCAAGTTGAAACCAGTGCGTAACATGGTCAAGGACATTTCATGCACTACTAAGAATCTGGACCTGAGACTAATTCTGTGCATGAAGAAAGTCGTAACTGATCTGACA AATGATGAGATGCAAAGCATCACGGATCTGATTAATTCTGCGATTCTAGATCCAGACTTGAAGGGTGGATTGAGGTGGCCCCCGGGGAAGGAGTCTTCTGGAGATAAATACAGAGTTGTTAGGTTTACGCACGTAATAGTTAATACGTATAGAAACTCATCACTGAGACTGAAAGTAAAACACTATGATCGATTTGATTTGAGAACCTTAACTGGGGAAGCTTCTTGGGGGATAAGTCTGATGCTGGAAAACGTCGTGTCAAAGTTACAG GAAGAGAATGTCGAAGCCAGCACAATTTCTGAGATACTCAAGGAAGATATGCAGTTGATATGGGATAACTTCTTGAGCTGTGAACGTTTTCTATCATGA